A single genomic interval of Bacillus sp. es.036 harbors:
- a CDS encoding RsfA family transcriptional regulator: MKVRQDAWSHEDDLMLAETVLRHVREGSTQLKAFDEVGDRLSRTSAAVGFRWNAIVRDRYEQALKLAKKQRKEMKRAERRQPEYTKNEMHTPLQQEQPIAKPVLKTPVNTTEPIQTKKELTMRDVITFLSNLEQSASSTNKLRTNLDKLESENQLLREENTLLNQRIKTLENEQLVMKEDYQSLIQIMDRARRMVVLNDNEDQNVPTFKMDKNGNLEKVAR; this comes from the coding sequence ATGAAAGTAAGACAAGATGCCTGGTCTCATGAAGATGATTTAATGCTTGCCGAAACAGTGCTGCGGCATGTTAGAGAAGGTAGTACACAATTAAAAGCCTTTGACGAAGTCGGCGATCGACTTAGCCGAACATCAGCAGCCGTTGGATTCCGTTGGAACGCCATTGTCAGAGATCGATACGAACAGGCTTTAAAGCTTGCGAAAAAGCAGCGAAAAGAAATGAAGCGTGCTGAGCGTAGACAACCCGAATATACAAAGAACGAGATGCATACACCATTGCAGCAAGAACAACCTATCGCCAAACCTGTACTTAAAACACCAGTCAACACGACTGAACCAATCCAAACTAAGAAGGAACTAACGATGAGAGATGTCATCACATTCTTATCCAATCTCGAACAATCCGCATCCTCAACAAACAAACTTAGAACAAACCTTGATAAACTAGAATCGGAGAATCAGCTACTAAGAGAAGAAAACACCCTGCTCAACCAAAGAATCAAAACGCTTGAAAACGAACAACTAGTAATGAAAGAAGATTACCAATCCCTCATCCAAATAATGGACCGAGCCAGAAGAATGGTCGTCCTAAACGACAACGAAGACCAAAACGTCCCAACCTTCAAAATGGATAAGAATGGGAACCTAGAAAAAGTCGCGAGGTAA